CTCTCACCTTGCAGAAGGTTCATATAGGCTTTCAAATGCTTCGGCTTCGTCTGAAAATCCTGAACGCTGGGCTCATCAGCACATAGCTCCTGCAATTGTGCAATGAGCTTCTCAGGCACATCATGCCGAAAACGGCAAATCGCCGTCCCGTCTGTCGTTCTTCCCAAGAAAAAACGCGGGGCAGAGGCCTCTCCAGGCCAAGGCTCATTGACTGAGCGAAGCCGCATATTCTGATCATGCGTAAAGAGCGCCTCAACATGAAGCTCCATCAGATCATGAGCGTGCGGCTGTTTTTCTTTCCAATTCATCATACTTGCATCTCTCCGTTCTTTGCGGTGGTGATTTATAGTGGATACCGTTTATCTGTCTGTTAAAATTAGGCTTTCAGCTTTCCAATGTAACTCCCATATATTGCAGGTTTGATTGCCTAAAATGGTACTCGTTGTATCTATCTCAGGGTAGTAGGCAAACATAGCCGCTACCCCTGCATTGGAACCATCCTTGTACATTCGTATGAGCTTTCCTGAAAGATCATAGGTAAAATGAAAACCATATCCGTTGATGATCTTGCCCCATTCGAACTCCCTTGCGATTGTCGATTGCGGTTTCATGATTTCCTGGGTCAATTCGGTAGAGAGCAGTTCTCCATTAGCTAGCGCCCGCATAAATAAATCAAGATCCCCCACAGTCGTAAAGGCTCCTCCGTCAGAGGTACCTATCGGCGGAAATGAATAAATGTTTTTTCTCCACTCCAGCTTGTTATTCTCGTTATAGGTAGCATCATAGCCTTCTGCCACTGGAACGTTACTATCGTCTTTTGAAATGAAAAAGGTGCTATTCATTCCGCATGAACGAAAGATGTTATGTGTAACAAACTCCCGATAGCGCAACTCATTATACATATAGTTCTCCCCATAGAAATAGTTGCCTTGATTTTACCATATATGGGTGGGTTGATTTGGTAAAGTTAACTATAGTAGTTTCTAACACCTAAGGTTAGCGCAAACTTTAAATTTTCGCTTTAAGTTTCGCCCCGTGGTGGCTACAATAACATAAATAGAGCAAAGAAATGAAGGAGTGCGAGACTTATGAATATACAGGAAATGAGGGAGCATCGGCAGTATCCAGACAATATCGGCCAGGAAAAGAGCCGTGCGACCTTCGAACGCGATTATTCGCGGTTGATTCATTCGCCGACCTTCCGTCGTCTGCAGGGCAAGTCGCAGGTATTTGGAGCGGGAACTGGTGATTATTACCGGACTCGGCTCACACATTCGCTGGAAGTAGCGCAAATTGCCCGGGAAGCCGCGCGCAGCTTGCTTCGCTCCTATCCGGATGTTGCCGCGGATCGAGCCGGCCATCCCGGACTGATCATTGATCCGGAGGTCGTCGAGTGTGCGGCGATCTGCCATGATTTCGGGCACCCCCCCTTCGGGCACAAAGGCGAAGAGGTGCTGGACAATATATTGGAGAAGCTGGTGGAAGAGAAGATCAGACAGGCCTTGAAGAACACCAACCCAAGCCCCGAGGAAGAACAAAGGGTTCGGGAAGCTGTAAGGCGGAAGTATGAGCATTTTGAAGGTAATGCCCACAATTTCCGGCTGATGATGTTCCTGGAGAAGCGGGAAAATATCGATGGACTCAACTTGTCTGACGCGGTATTGCTGGGGACGAACAAATATCCTTACTCTGGCACCGTTAATAAAAAGGGCCTCTACCTGCACGAGTGGGAGTATATTTCCTACATCCGTGATCGTTGGGGGATTCCAGAAGGTAAAAAAACGTTTGAAGCGCAGCTGATGGATTTATGCGACGATATCGCCTATTCAGCACATGATCTTGAGGACGGCATCAAAGCGGGGAAAATTGAGGTGCACGAGCATTTTCTCAAGGATTCCCACATTCAGCGGCTGATTGTCGAGAAGATTATGACGCTGGAGGATCTCTTCTGGGATGGCTGGGTTCCGGAAAAAGTCCAGGTTAAGGTCGAGGAGGTACTGGATTCGTTCCTGAGAGTCTGGAATGAGAAAATGCCGATTTGTGGTCATGATTATTCCCGTACACGCCGCGAGGTGAAGGCATATTGGGTCAGTCTGTTCGTCTCCAGCCTTGGCGTGGTCTCTGATGGGAATTGGCAGAAGGTGACGTTCGTCAAGGAGGGACGGGAGGATGAGGATATGCTGCGTACAGTAAGCGTGCTGAAAAGCTTCGCTTGGGTAACGATGATTCGTGATTTGCGCGTACAGCGACTACAGAAGCGTAGCGCTTGGGTTATCAAGCGGTTATGGGACGCTTTCGTCGATCCGGAGACGTCCAAGTCGATCATCCCTGGCGACTGGCTGCGTCGCTTTGACCGCGATCAGGCAAGAGAGAAGCCGATATGGACTTGGGAGCATATGATCATCGACTACATCGCAGGTATGACAGACGCTTACGCGGAGAAGATCTATAATGAGCTGTACGGACTGAAGGTAGGTACGATTTACGATATGGATTAATCAAAGAAGAGGCAGGCTTATAAGCCTGCCTCTTCTTTGATTATTTCTAACGAAACCTGGTATCGCTATTTGCGCTCAAAATGGTTGTTGAAGATTACGATCTGTAGTTTCGTTAGATTTGAATCACCACTGTTTTTGGGAAAATAGCGATCTGTAGTTTCGTTAGAGATCTAAACACGGTGGTTCTTACGTTAAAGGGGCGGGTTTGCGTGGCATTTGCGGCACACTGGATAGTATGATTCGTTGCCGCCGATTTGAATTTGCTCGCCGGTATAGACGGGTTTACCGTTCTCTACCCGCAAATTCATCGTTGCTTTGCGCGCACAGAACCAGCAGATCGTCTTCATTTCTTCAATCTTATCCGCGTAGATAAGCAGTTGGCGGCTGCCCTCAAACAGGTGATTCTGGAAATCATTCTTCAGCCCGAACGCCATTACCGGAATATCCAGCTCGTCAACGATCCGGACTAATTGTTTGATACTGTCCTCACTCAGGAATTGGCATTCATCCACCAACACGCAGTAGAGCCGAGGGGTATGACCTTTGACGATTCCGAATATGTCCGTATCCTTGTTCATCGGAATGGCTTGTCGGCGCAGCCCGATCCGAGAGAAGACGAAGCCGACCTCATCCCGATCATCGACAACAGGAGTAAAAATAAGTACGGGTTTGTTCTGTTCCTCGTAGTTATGGGCCACCTTCAAAATCTCAATCGATTTGCCGCTATTCATTGCCCCATATTTGAAAAATAATTGTGCCAATCTATGTCGCCCTTTCTCTAGTTCTTATCAATAACCATGATTATTCTATCACATATTGATAGGCTGAATGAATGCCTAATGAGAGAGCAATATTTCAAATATCACCTTGTGATATAAATAGACATGAATTCGATATAAGGAGATGAAGAAATGGGTAAATTAGAAGATAAAATTGCTTTAGTGACTGGTGCAAGCCGGGGGATAGGTCGTGGCATAGCCTTACGTCTGGCACAGGAGGGCGCATTAGTCGCGGTACACTATGGAACAAGACAAAATGAAGCAGAAGAAGTAGTTTATAGGATCAAGCAAGGTGGAGGAGCTGCATTCGCAGTTGGCGCTGACTTAAGAACTCTTGACGGTATTTATGATTTATATGCGTCATTGGATGAGGCCCTACGGGAACGTACAGGCGATAATCGGCTTGATATCCTAGTAAATAACGCTGGAATCGGTCAAATTTTAACCTTAGAAGAGGCTACAGAAGAATCTTATGATCAAGTCATGAACATGAATGTCAAAGCGCCGTTTTTTGTTACCCAACAAGTGTTGCCGCGTCTGAAAGATGGAGGGCGTATTATCAATATATCATCATTTGTCACACGTGTAGCCTCTCCAAGCGTCTTCACGTACAGTATGTCGAAGGGAGCGATTGATGTACTTACGCGCACCTTGGCTCAGCAACTGGGGAGACGCAATATTACAGTGAATGCTATTCAGCCTGGCATTATTAATACAGAGATGAATGCTGGAACGCTGCAAAATCCGAATGGACAGAAATATGCAGCTGGTCTCTCTACCTTCAATAGGTGGGGTGAGCCTGAAGATGTTGCGGATATTGCTGCCTTTCTTGCTTCATCGGACAGCCGTTGGGTAACAGGTCAGTTCATTGATGCAAGCGGCGGATCTCATCTGTAATTACGGGGGCCCCAAAGAGAGCTGCAACAGTCTGCCCGTCAGCGACCTGTTGCAGCTCTCTATCTTACGTTCAACGTGGACTTCCCGTATCATCATCACTTTTCGGCATTAGCCAGTATTTCTCCAGCCTCCAGCTTCGACATGTTGTCATAGTTATAAGTCTTTCCACGATCAGCCGCCAACTTCTGAATGGCAGACAACTGCGTCATTGTTGCTGGCTGCGCCTGAATGAGTTCCATCATATTGTCATGCGCAATCTTCTTTGCCAGCTCTGGGTCGTCCAGCAGATACAGGATCCGATACATCGCGTCGATGGCCTGTTCCTCGCTCTCAATGCCATAGCCAGAGTCTGTGCTGAGCATGAAGCGATCCGGATACTTCTTCATAATCGGTATAAAGTTCTCGGGATGTCCTCCTCCTTCGGGATTATAGACGGAGAACCCGGCGAAAAAGTCAGCATACAGATTCGAATGCTTCCCAAGCAATCGATCGATCTCCTCTGGTGAGCTGTAGGCGTTCATATGACCGAAGATAAAAGTCGTGTTCGGATGGGCCTCCAGTGCTTCCTCTAGCTTGAGAACTGGATATCCGTTAGGCGGATCAATGTGGAGCAGGATTGGCGCTTTATAAGTCGCAATGAGTTCATAGATGTCAGGTAGGAACCCATCCATAGGATCCGAGGCCTTCCAGGCGACACGGGATACGACGGGGGAGAAGGTCGAGGCAGCGGCAATCTCGCCAAGGCCGAAATAACCTTGCTCCAGATTGTCATGAATGACGTCCAGACAGCCTTGGTCATGCAGATCGAAGCCTGAGAAGAAGGGGAGGAATTGTTCGGGAGAGCTCTGATAGGCTAACCAGGCGGCTGCATCTGTACCAATCGCGCTGGGCTCGGATACATCGCCGAAGAGAACGACTTTGCTGATATGATTTTTCTTCCAGACATCGAGCATTGAGGAATAACGCGAACCGGAGGCGTTATGATTATGTACATCGATTAATCCCAGTGGTTCGAAAGCATCGACAAGTTGCTCTAGTGTTGGAGTGTCCCCGGCTTGCTTTAGCTTCGCCACGCGATCTGTTATCTCATTCACGGAATTGGCTGAGGCGGTATCTGCCCTCTCAAATGGCCAATAGCTTTTGCTGTTCAACCAAACAATGGTGATGACGACGATGCAGCATACTGCCAATAGAGCTAGACTCGCCTGTTTTGGATTCAGACTCTTTCTCATTATGAATCCTTCCTCTCTCCATTTTAGGGAACGTTTTCTAAATTGAATATAATATACTTTGACTTTCTATCATTTGTAAATTAATAAAATAGGTGCGTTTCTTACCCAAAGCAGATGGATGCTACGGCTGGGTTAAATTTGTTTTTCTAAAGACTTCAATATCTCAGATGTCAGTAATTTGTGATTTTCATATTCGTTTTTGTTTTGATATTGAACCTTCCACACAAAAGTGTCGATGAAACTATAAATCAACTTATAAGCGTCAAGTTTAAGTTGTCTGTTAGGTTCATCAATATTTTCTCCATAACCTTTCAGGAATGAATCGTTAATCATCCAAGGATTTGCAAATTCGAAATCAGTATCTCCAAAAATTGCCCTATCTGCATCAATAATAGCGGCTAGTTCATAATTTGAATTATTGTTGTTTGAATGGACAAGTACATTCCCAGCCCATAAATCTGCATGTATGAGTCTAGGGGTAGTAACACTCGTGAAAATATTTCTAATGTTTTCAAAAACATGACTAATTCGGTTCACTATGTCACGATCTAATACCCCAAAGAAAAGGCTCTTTTCACCGATCTCTGTTATATGTGATACTAAGAATTGATCCCAATGATCATGCCCCTTACCCCTAAGGATATCTGAAACCCTTCCGAATTGTGGACCAACAATCTTATGAATCTCTGAAGTCCATTTGCCAGCCTGACCGTATATATCACATTTTGCTTCATTGGGTATGGATTCGTCCGAAAGAGGAGTGCTGTCGATATACTCGGTTATCATGTAATCCCGGGGGATAAATCTTTTTGAAAAATCAGCTGCTAATACGACAGGACAAGGGATTTGATTTTTGGATAACAAATCATAAACATAACATTCGGCTTCCATTAGGTTTTGTTCGTAATTTAAGAGATACTCCCGATTCACAGGTCCTACCCTCAAAATTAATTTACGTTGCAAAGAATTCAGATCTAGTTTGTAAGTTGTATTAAAGAGACCGCTATTTAACAAAGAGATTTCAATATGCTCGGAATTGCCGAAATGTAAACTCACGAGTTCGTGGATCTCTTCTACGGATAGTTCACTAAATATCCTGGATTGTGATTGCAGAATAAACTCCTCCTAAAATTCCACTATTACCTTGCCCTTTAACCTAATTAAGCAATATGTAGATACTTTGTCAATCCCTCATAGATAAACCAATCGCTCCAGCTTCTTATCCCCTGACGACCCCCTATGTTTGAACGTTTCCAAAATAAAAAAATGGTCAACCGAACGGATCGCCAACAAAAGGCCAAGTGAAGCAAGGTAACACCCTGAGGGTGGGATCTCATGTATGTCCCGTTAATCTGTAATTTGCCATTTGCATTAATCACAATGAATTGCCCAATCTTTCTCTGCTTACCCAGAATATATTGAAGGTATCAATTAAAGGAGTTGATATCTTGGTACGTATTCTTGATAAAGCTGCCGTTCAGCCGCGCAGCAGATTTAATTTAACAAACTCAGTTATTATCCGACGTTCGCCAGCAAGATCTCGTCTTGCAACAATCACTTTACTTATTCCAAAGAATTCTCAACCTAATCGGGTAGATTTGGTAGCAACTGTGGGTGTTCGAGGTGTCACTGGCATTGCGCAAATACTCTTTAGAATCTTCCGCGATGGAAAAGAAATTTTCAACACACAACAAGGTATCGAATCTGCTGGTTCTGAGCAAAATTATGCAGTTACGTTCCAGGCGGAAGATAGAAATGTAAGATCGGGTAACCATGTTTACACCGTCACAGCAGAGAATCGTACTGCAAATACAAGAGCTG
The window above is part of the Paenibacillus lutimineralis genome. Proteins encoded here:
- a CDS encoding SDR family oxidoreductase codes for the protein MGKLEDKIALVTGASRGIGRGIALRLAQEGALVAVHYGTRQNEAEEVVYRIKQGGGAAFAVGADLRTLDGIYDLYASLDEALRERTGDNRLDILVNNAGIGQILTLEEATEESYDQVMNMNVKAPFFVTQQVLPRLKDGGRIINISSFVTRVASPSVFTYSMSKGAIDVLTRTLAQQLGRRNITVNAIQPGIINTEMNAGTLQNPNGQKYAAGLSTFNRWGEPEDVADIAAFLASSDSRWVTGQFIDASGGSHL
- a CDS encoding amidohydrolase family protein, yielding MRKSLNPKQASLALLAVCCIVVITIVWLNSKSYWPFERADTASANSVNEITDRVAKLKQAGDTPTLEQLVDAFEPLGLIDVHNHNASGSRYSSMLDVWKKNHISKVVLFGDVSEPSAIGTDAAAWLAYQSSPEQFLPFFSGFDLHDQGCLDVIHDNLEQGYFGLGEIAAASTFSPVVSRVAWKASDPMDGFLPDIYELIATYKAPILLHIDPPNGYPVLKLEEALEAHPNTTFIFGHMNAYSSPEEIDRLLGKHSNLYADFFAGFSVYNPEGGGHPENFIPIMKKYPDRFMLSTDSGYGIESEEQAIDAMYRILYLLDDPELAKKIAHDNMMELIQAQPATMTQLSAIQKLAADRGKTYNYDNMSKLEAGEILANAEK
- a CDS encoding exosporium protein C is translated as MVRILDKAAVQPRSRFNLTNSVIIRRSPARSRLATITLLIPKNSQPNRVDLVATVGVRGVTGIAQILFRIFRDGKEIFNTQQGIESAGSEQNYAVTFQAEDRNVRSGNHVYTVTAENRTANTRADVVGPISFSGLAVKTRT
- a CDS encoding serine hydrolase; translated protein: MYNELRYREFVTHNIFRSCGMNSTFFISKDDSNVPVAEGYDATYNENNKLEWRKNIYSFPPIGTSDGGAFTTVGDLDLFMRALANGELLSTELTQEIMKPQSTIAREFEWGKIINGYGFHFTYDLSGKLIRMYKDGSNAGVAAMFAYYPEIDTTSTILGNQTCNIWELHWKAESLILTDR
- a CDS encoding thymidine kinase; this translates as MAQLFFKYGAMNSGKSIEILKVAHNYEEQNKPVLIFTPVVDDRDEVGFVFSRIGLRRQAIPMNKDTDIFGIVKGHTPRLYCVLVDECQFLSEDSIKQLVRIVDELDIPVMAFGLKNDFQNHLFEGSRQLLIYADKIEEMKTICWFCARKATMNLRVENGKPVYTGEQIQIGGNESYYPVCRKCHANPPL
- a CDS encoding phosphotransferase family protein translates to MSLHFGNSEHIEISLLNSGLFNTTYKLDLNSLQRKLILRVGPVNREYLLNYEQNLMEAECYVYDLLSKNQIPCPVVLAADFSKRFIPRDYMITEYIDSTPLSDESIPNEAKCDIYGQAGKWTSEIHKIVGPQFGRVSDILRGKGHDHWDQFLVSHITEIGEKSLFFGVLDRDIVNRISHVFENIRNIFTSVTTPRLIHADLWAGNVLVHSNNNNSNYELAAIIDADRAIFGDTDFEFANPWMINDSFLKGYGENIDEPNRQLKLDAYKLIYSFIDTFVWKVQYQNKNEYENHKLLTSEILKSLEKQI
- a CDS encoding deoxyguanosinetriphosphate triphosphohydrolase family protein; translated protein: MNIQEMREHRQYPDNIGQEKSRATFERDYSRLIHSPTFRRLQGKSQVFGAGTGDYYRTRLTHSLEVAQIAREAARSLLRSYPDVAADRAGHPGLIIDPEVVECAAICHDFGHPPFGHKGEEVLDNILEKLVEEKIRQALKNTNPSPEEEQRVREAVRRKYEHFEGNAHNFRLMMFLEKRENIDGLNLSDAVLLGTNKYPYSGTVNKKGLYLHEWEYISYIRDRWGIPEGKKTFEAQLMDLCDDIAYSAHDLEDGIKAGKIEVHEHFLKDSHIQRLIVEKIMTLEDLFWDGWVPEKVQVKVEEVLDSFLRVWNEKMPICGHDYSRTRREVKAYWVSLFVSSLGVVSDGNWQKVTFVKEGREDEDMLRTVSVLKSFAWVTMIRDLRVQRLQKRSAWVIKRLWDAFVDPETSKSIIPGDWLRRFDRDQAREKPIWTWEHMIIDYIAGMTDAYAEKIYNELYGLKVGTIYDMD